The Pelobacter seleniigenes DSM 18267 genomic sequence TATCGCCTGGACGAATTCCTGGCCAATGTCGCCCAGGACCCGGCCTCTCGCTGCGAATACTGCTATCGGTCCCGCTTGCTGGCTACGGCCCGGGAAGCGCAGCGCCAGAATCAGGATGGCTTCACTACGACCCTCCTCTATTCGCGCTACCAACGTCATGATGACATTGTCGCCTATGGTCACAAACTGGCGGATGAATTCAATCTCACCTTCCATTATGATGACTATCGGGTCGGCTGGAACGAGGGGATCAAGATATCCAAAGAAATGGGGCTGTACCGGCAGCAATATTGTGGCTGCATCTATTCGGAAAGAGACCGCTACCTTCCCCGCAACCGCAAACACTGAAAAGATATTTTCCCCACGCCGGAAGGACACCATTGAAGGCTGTTGAGAAACTGTTATAATCTAGTGAAATTCTTTATTTATGCAGTTTCAAACAAACCTTTCTGTTGCTCGCGAAGTCATTTTTGTTTTTTGAATACTTTGGACAACCGCTGACAGAGGAGACCGCCATGCTGGAAATTATCGAGAAAACGCTGCTGACCGGAATCGGAACCTTGGCCCTGACCCAGAAAAAAGCGGAAGAGTTGATCGACGAACTGAAAGAGCGCCTGAACCTGTCCGAAGAGGAGGGGAAAAAATTACTGGACAAGATGCAGACTGTGGTCAAGGAGAATCAAAGCAAGCTCGAAGAGATGGCCCAGGTTGAAGTAAAAAAAGCCTGCGAAAGAATCGGAATTGTGACAACGGAGGAGTTTACCAAGCTCAAGAAAAAGGTCGAGCAACTGGAAAAACAACTCAAAGCCCAGACGCAGGAATAAGAATAACTCGGGCCTATGACGCCATTTCATCGGATCAACAGGAATATCCGCTCGCTCAAGCGCTATAAGCAGGTTCTGGGCATACTGATCAAGTATGGCTTCGGCCATGTCATTGAGCAGCTTAACATCGACTATTATCTGCAGCTGGGAAAGCGCATTGTGTCCCTGGGAACGGCATCCAGGGACCTGCAAAGGCTAACCCAGGGTGCGCGTTTTCGCCTGGCCCTGGAAGAACTTGGACCGACCTTCATCAAACTGGGGCAACTCCTTTCAACCCGGCCGGACCTTCTGCCCCCGGGTATCATCGAAGAATTAGAGAAACTGCAGGACCACATCCCGGCAGTGCCGACTGAACAGATTGCTGAGCAGATTCACCGCGAACTCGGTTATCCGGTTGAGGAACTGTTCCTGAAGTTTGACCCGGTCCCATTGGCTACGGCCAGCATCGCCCAGGTCCATCGCGGCACCTTGCGCAGCGCAGAAGAGATTGTCTGTAAAATCCGCCGTCCCGGTATCGAAGCGGTCATTGAGACCGATATGGATATTATGATGGGGCTGGCCTATCTGATCGAAAAACACCTCCCGGGCGGAGACCTCTATGACCCCATCGGGCTGGTCAAGGAGTTTCGCCGGACCATCAATCGTGAACTCGATTTCACCAGCGAAGGGCGCACGACAGACCGGTTCGCTGCCAATTTTGCCGACGACCGCAGTGTCCGGATTCCGCAAGTGTACTGGGATTACAGCGGGAAGACGGTGCTGACCCTTGAATACCTTGATGGCGTCAAGATTTCCGATCGGAAAACTCTCCAGGACCAGGGGTACGACCCTCAGCTGATTGCCCACCGGGGGGCGGACAATTTTCTGAAGCAGGTCTTTGGCTTCGGCCTGTTTCACGCCGACCCCCACCCCGGAAACCTGAAGGTGCTGCCAGACAATGTCATCGGCATTCTCGACTTCGGCATGGTCGGAAGGCTGGACGATGACACGAAATTGCAACTGACCGAACTGCTGCTGTCAATTCTCGACCGTGACGTCGATCACATCATCTCCCAGCTGATCTACTCAGGGGATCTGCACGACGAACAAAATCTGAAAAATCTCAAACGTGATCTGACCGAATTCATCGATGATTATTACGATATTCTCCTCGAGGATCTCAAGGTCGGCAAGCTGCTGATAGACTTCATTGACATCCTCACTGAATATCAGATCAAGTTCCCCTCCAATCTGATGCTCTTATCCAGAGCCCTGATTGCAATGGAAGGCCTCGGCCGGCAGCTTGATCCGGATTTCAACATGGTCGAACGTTTGAAACCTTTTGCCGAAGACATCGTCAAGGAACGCCTTTCGCCTACCCACCTGGCCAAGGACATGCTTAAAACTGTGCAGTCCTATCATGCCCTGGGAAAGAGCCTGCCGAGGGACCTCAAGGAATTCATCAACCGGGTTAATCGCAACAAGTTCAAGATCGATCTTGAACATCGTGGCCTGGAAAGCCTGATCAATGATCTGGACAAATCCAGCAACAGGATATCCTTCAGTCTGGTTATTGCCGCCCTGATCATCGGCTCTTCCCTGATCATGCAAATTGACAAGGGGCCGATGCTGTTCGGATTTCCAATTCTGGGTCTGGTCGGGTATTCGGTGGCCGGCGTGCTTGGTTTCGGTCTGGCCATCGCCATCCTGCGCTCCGGCAGGCTTTAGCCGGAGAGTGACCGTCACACCGCGGCAAAAATGGCGACTGTGTTGACACCGGCACAACCAACTTCTCCCCCCGTGTAGCTCCCGCAACACTTTGCCGCGGCCTCTTTTTCCCTTCAATTTAAAATCCATGCAATTTCAGCAAGATAAAGTCCATCCATAAGTGGCAAGGGTTTTGCATATAAAGAATCCTGAATAATTAAACAGCCTATATCTAAGCAGATTGGAACAACCAATGATTCTTCAAAAAACCATCGACAAGACAACAACGATTTCCGGTATCGGCCTGCATTCCGGGGCCAGGATAGATATGAAACTTCGTCCGGCAACGGAAAATACCGGGATCATTTTTCATCGCCTCGATAGTGAAAGAGTCATAGACATAAAGGCTTGCGCTGAAAATGTCGTTGATACCCGCCTGGCCACTGTCATCGGCCGCGACGGGGTCAGCGTTTCGACTATCGAGCATTTTATGGCAGCCCTGGCAGCCCTGGGAATCGACAACCTGCATATCGATATCAATGGTCCGGAAGTTCCGGTTCTTGATGGTAGTGCCGCTCCGTTTATCAGAGAGATTCAGCAGGCCGGGGTCAGAACCCTGCACAGCAGCCGGAAATTTATCGCCATTCGTAAGCCTCTGGAGATCATCGAAGGCGAAAAGCGGATCAGCATCATCCCCTCCCGCTTTTTCCGGATTTCCTTTGATATCGCCTTTGATCACCCGGCGATCTCCGTGCAGCATTACAGCATGAAATTCACGACCGAAAACTTCTGCAAAGAGGTAGCCTCGGCAAGGACCTTCGGCTTTCTTCATGAAGTTGAATATTTGAAGGCAAACGGGCTCGCCCGTGGTGGCTCCCTTGAAAATGCCGTGGTCATCGATGACAACGGAGTCATGAATCCGGAAGGTTTACGGTTCCAGAATGAGTTTGTTCGCCACAAGGTTCTCGATTCCTTCGGTGATTTCAGCCTGCTCGGCGCTCCGCTGCTCGGCCATATCCGAGCCTTTAAAGCCGGTCATGACCTGAATGCGAAGATGGTCAGGAAAATCAAGGAAAACCCTGACCACTGGACCTATGTTGAGTTCAATGAACAGGCCCTGCAAGAAGCTCAGCGCTTTAACTCAAAATCATTTGCCATCGACCTGGCTTGGCATAAAGCTTGAGCCCAGTTATAGACAGATTGAAAAAAGCAGCCGTGACGGCTGCTTTTTTTTTCTTCCGTCCAGGTTTTGCGCGGTCACACTTGTTTTGTTGTAGCGCTTTCACTAGAATCATCCCTGCTTGAAAAACACCACATACCGCGAATAGGCCATCATGGTTAAAGATCATTCGAATAATCAGAATTCAGCCCGGCGTAAAAAACGGGAGTGGGCACTTATTCTTTTTGCAGCCTTTCTGCTCATTGTCTTTCCGCAATTGGAGGGACATTTATACGAATTAACCTCCCAGCTGCCGATCAGCAACAGTATCATTGCCCTTGCGGTCATCAATCTCAACATCCTTCTGGTCCTGCTGTTTTTGTTTCTGATCTTTCGAAACCTGTTCAAATTATTGCTGGAGAGAAGACGCGGCGTCCCTGGTTCAAAACTGCGCAGCAAGCTGGTCGGAGCGTTTATCGCCCTGTCGCTGGTGCCGACGATGCTGCTGTTTTTTGTATCCGCAGGTTTCATCAGTAGCAGCATCGACAACTGGTTTAATAATCAGGTTGAAAAGGCTCTGGATGAATCCCTGGATGTCGCTCAAACCTATTATCGCAACTCAGAAACCAACGCCCTTTATTACGCGGATCAGTTGAGCAGTCGAATCAAGGAAGGAAAGCTCCTCAATGAGGAAAACCTGCCTCAGCTAAGACAACTGATAAAAGAGAAGCAGGAAGAGTACAACCTGGGTATTGTTGAGGTTTTTTCTGCCACCCACGAAGAGTTGGTCAGGGTCGCCAATCCC encodes the following:
- a CDS encoding epoxyqueuosine reductase QueH; translation: MRILLHICCGNCAIYPVKILREQQHEVTGFFFNPNIHPYQEFSKRLATAKDYSQRVDLPVIYDEEYRLDEFLANVAQDPASRCEYCYRSRLLATAREAQRQNQDGFTTTLLYSRYQRHDDIVAYGHKLADEFNLTFHYDDYRVGWNEGIKISKEMGLYRQQYCGCIYSERDRYLPRNRKH
- a CDS encoding phasin family protein; protein product: MLEIIEKTLLTGIGTLALTQKKAEELIDELKERLNLSEEEGKKLLDKMQTVVKENQSKLEEMAQVEVKKACERIGIVTTEEFTKLKKKVEQLEKQLKAQTQE
- a CDS encoding ABC1 kinase family protein: MTPFHRINRNIRSLKRYKQVLGILIKYGFGHVIEQLNIDYYLQLGKRIVSLGTASRDLQRLTQGARFRLALEELGPTFIKLGQLLSTRPDLLPPGIIEELEKLQDHIPAVPTEQIAEQIHRELGYPVEELFLKFDPVPLATASIAQVHRGTLRSAEEIVCKIRRPGIEAVIETDMDIMMGLAYLIEKHLPGGDLYDPIGLVKEFRRTINRELDFTSEGRTTDRFAANFADDRSVRIPQVYWDYSGKTVLTLEYLDGVKISDRKTLQDQGYDPQLIAHRGADNFLKQVFGFGLFHADPHPGNLKVLPDNVIGILDFGMVGRLDDDTKLQLTELLLSILDRDVDHIISQLIYSGDLHDEQNLKNLKRDLTEFIDDYYDILLEDLKVGKLLIDFIDILTEYQIKFPSNLMLLSRALIAMEGLGRQLDPDFNMVERLKPFAEDIVKERLSPTHLAKDMLKTVQSYHALGKSLPRDLKEFINRVNRNKFKIDLEHRGLESLINDLDKSSNRISFSLVIAALIIGSSLIMQIDKGPMLFGFPILGLVGYSVAGVLGFGLAIAILRSGRL
- the lpxC gene encoding UDP-3-O-acyl-N-acetylglucosamine deacetylase translates to MILQKTIDKTTTISGIGLHSGARIDMKLRPATENTGIIFHRLDSERVIDIKACAENVVDTRLATVIGRDGVSVSTIEHFMAALAALGIDNLHIDINGPEVPVLDGSAAPFIREIQQAGVRTLHSSRKFIAIRKPLEIIEGEKRISIIPSRFFRISFDIAFDHPAISVQHYSMKFTTENFCKEVASARTFGFLHEVEYLKANGLARGGSLENAVVIDDNGVMNPEGLRFQNEFVRHKVLDSFGDFSLLGAPLLGHIRAFKAGHDLNAKMVRKIKENPDHWTYVEFNEQALQEAQRFNSKSFAIDLAWHKA